In one window of Bradyrhizobium betae DNA:
- a CDS encoding ArsR/SmtB family transcription factor, whose protein sequence is MSSTGPKQAIFASLAEVAQALGHVHRLELLEHIAQGERSVEQLSVRANLNFANTSRHLQILRRARLVETHRRGKQVLYRLAGDAEVVDLMQALGRVGERNVAEVERVMADYFRARDALEPVLREDLLARLRDGLVTVLDVRPEDEFALGHLPGALNIPLAALERRLIELPADREIIAYCRGPYCVLSFEAVAALRARGYLVRRLKDGYPEWKAAGLPVEAAA, encoded by the coding sequence GTGTCAAGCACCGGACCAAAACAGGCGATTTTCGCTAGCCTCGCGGAGGTGGCCCAAGCGCTCGGTCACGTCCACAGGCTGGAGTTGCTGGAGCACATCGCTCAGGGAGAACGGAGCGTCGAGCAGCTCTCCGTGCGGGCGAACCTTAACTTTGCCAACACGTCGCGCCATCTGCAGATCCTTCGGCGTGCACGTCTCGTCGAGACGCATCGCCGCGGCAAGCAAGTGCTCTACCGTCTTGCCGGCGACGCCGAGGTGGTCGATCTGATGCAGGCGCTCGGCCGCGTAGGCGAGCGGAACGTGGCCGAGGTGGAACGTGTCATGGCAGACTATTTCCGCGCCCGCGACGCTCTGGAGCCTGTGTTACGGGAGGACCTGCTCGCACGGCTGCGGGATGGGCTCGTCACCGTGCTGGACGTCCGACCAGAAGACGAATTCGCGCTCGGTCACCTTCCCGGCGCACTCAACATCCCGCTCGCCGCGCTCGAACGCCGATTGATCGAGCTTCCCGCGGACCGGGAGATTATTGCATATTGCCGCGGTCCCTATTGTGTCCTCTCCTTTGAAGCGGTTGCGGCGCTGCGGGCGCGCGGCTATCTCGTCCGCCGGCTTAAGGACGGCTATCCGGAATGGAAGGCTGCAGGTCTGCCGGTCGAAGCCGCGGCCTGA
- a CDS encoding heavy metal translocating P-type ATPase, producing MNASEKANSGNGKKDSGCGCSSKATTVPTAPTGKSGCCGGGSHDHSDHHGDDAHGDPAVVGHSTVVDPVCGMTVDPTTSKHRYDYHGKTYHFCSEGCRTKFAATPEQYLDKSKAPVAAAVPEGTIYTCPMHPEIRQIGPGHCPICGMALEPEVATLDAPPNPELADMTRRFWVGLALALPVVVLEMGGHLVGGHRWVDPTLSNWIQLVFATPVVIWAGWPFFVRGWQSLVTRNLNMFTLIAMGTGVAYVYSLIATVAPNVFPPAFRGHDGAVAVYFEAAAVITVLVLLGQVLELRAREATSGAIKALLDLAPKTARLVTEDGTDHEVPLDSLNVGDKLRVRPGEKVPVDGVILEGRSSVDESLVTGESMPVTKETDAKVIAGTLNQSGSFVMRAEKVGRDTMLSQIVQMVAQAQRSRAPIQRLADQVAGWFVPTVIVAALIAFAAWWIFGPEPRLAFGLVAAVSVLIIACPCALGLATPMSIMVGVGRGAHAGVLIKNAEALERMEKVDTLVVDKTGTLTEGKPKVVSIVAAAGFQEDELLRLAASVERSSEHPLADAIVRAAKERNLTLINVEEFDSPTGKGVTGKVEGKTILLGNAAYLESLGVETQTSEPQAEILRGEGATVINIALDGKLAGLFAIADPVKQSTPDALKALAAEGIKVIMLTGDNRTTANAVAKRLGISDVEAEVLPDQKSAVVAKLQKAGRIVAMAGDGVNDAPALAAAEVGIAMGTGTDVAMESAGVTLLKGDLMGIVRARRLSEATMSNIRQNLFFAFIYNAAGIPIAAGVLYPTFGLLLSPIIAAAAMALSSVSVVGNALRLRTTSL from the coding sequence ATGAACGCATCCGAAAAAGCAAATTCCGGCAACGGCAAAAAGGATTCCGGATGCGGTTGTTCGTCCAAGGCGACGACGGTCCCAACAGCGCCGACTGGCAAGAGCGGATGCTGCGGCGGCGGCAGTCATGATCATTCTGATCATCACGGCGATGACGCCCATGGCGATCCCGCCGTCGTTGGGCATTCGACCGTCGTGGATCCGGTCTGTGGCATGACAGTCGATCCCACAACCAGCAAACACCGTTACGATTATCACGGCAAAACCTACCATTTTTGTTCGGAAGGCTGCCGGACCAAATTCGCCGCGACTCCGGAGCAGTACCTCGATAAGTCTAAGGCCCCGGTGGCGGCGGCCGTTCCGGAGGGCACGATCTACACCTGCCCAATGCATCCCGAGATCAGGCAGATAGGACCCGGTCACTGCCCGATCTGCGGGATGGCGCTGGAGCCGGAAGTCGCGACATTGGATGCTCCGCCCAATCCGGAACTTGCCGACATGACCCGACGCTTCTGGGTGGGACTCGCGCTGGCTTTGCCTGTGGTCGTCCTTGAAATGGGCGGGCACCTAGTCGGCGGACATCGCTGGGTCGATCCGACTTTGTCCAACTGGATTCAACTCGTGTTTGCGACGCCGGTCGTGATCTGGGCGGGCTGGCCGTTCTTCGTGCGCGGCTGGCAGTCGCTGGTGACGCGCAATCTCAACATGTTCACGCTGATCGCGATGGGGACCGGCGTGGCTTACGTCTACAGTCTCATCGCCACCGTCGCACCCAATGTCTTTCCGCCTGCGTTTCGCGGTCATGATGGCGCCGTCGCGGTCTACTTCGAGGCGGCGGCGGTCATCACGGTCCTCGTCCTGCTTGGCCAGGTGCTGGAGTTGCGTGCCCGCGAGGCGACCTCGGGAGCGATCAAGGCCCTGCTCGATCTCGCCCCCAAAACCGCGCGCCTCGTCACCGAGGACGGCACGGATCATGAAGTCCCGCTCGACAGCCTGAATGTGGGCGACAAACTGCGCGTCCGTCCCGGGGAAAAGGTACCGGTCGACGGCGTCATTCTCGAGGGACGTTCATCGGTCGATGAATCCCTGGTGACGGGAGAATCCATGCCCGTCACCAAAGAGACCGACGCCAAGGTCATCGCAGGCACCCTGAATCAATCCGGCAGTTTCGTGATGCGGGCCGAGAAGGTCGGGCGCGATACCATGTTGTCCCAGATCGTGCAGATGGTGGCGCAGGCGCAGCGCTCGCGCGCGCCGATTCAGCGGCTGGCGGATCAGGTCGCGGGCTGGTTCGTGCCGACAGTCATCGTCGCGGCGCTTATCGCCTTCGCCGCCTGGTGGATTTTCGGGCCCGAACCGCGCCTGGCATTTGGTCTCGTGGCCGCCGTAAGCGTGCTGATCATTGCCTGTCCTTGCGCCCTCGGGCTGGCGACCCCGATGTCGATCATGGTCGGCGTGGGACGCGGCGCCCATGCTGGCGTGTTGATCAAGAATGCCGAAGCCCTCGAACGCATGGAAAAGGTCGATACCCTGGTGGTCGATAAAACGGGAACACTCACCGAGGGCAAGCCGAAAGTCGTCTCCATCGTTGCCGCTGCGGGATTTCAAGAAGATGAACTCCTGCGATTGGCGGCCAGCGTCGAACGCTCCAGCGAGCACCCACTCGCCGACGCGATCGTTCGGGCGGCGAAAGAGCGGAATCTGACGTTGATCAATGTGGAGGAATTCGACTCGCCGACAGGCAAGGGCGTGACTGGCAAGGTCGAAGGCAAGACTATCCTGCTGGGCAATGCGGCCTATCTGGAATCGTTGGGTGTCGAGACACAAACATCGGAGCCACAAGCCGAAATCCTGCGCGGTGAAGGTGCAACCGTTATCAATATCGCACTCGATGGAAAGTTGGCGGGACTCTTTGCCATCGCCGACCCGGTAAAGCAGTCGACGCCCGATGCCTTGAAGGCGCTGGCGGCAGAAGGCATCAAGGTCATTATGCTGACCGGCGACAATAGAACCACGGCAAATGCGGTCGCGAAACGGCTCGGCATCTCCGATGTGGAGGCAGAGGTGCTTCCAGACCAGAAGAGCGCTGTCGTCGCAAAGCTGCAGAAAGCGGGCCGGATCGTGGCGATGGCTGGCGATGGCGTGAACGACGCCCCTGCCCTCGCTGCGGCCGAAGTCGGCATCGCAATGGGAACGGGTACCGATGTCGCGATGGAAAGCGCGGGAGTGACTCTTCTCAAGGGCGACTTGATGGGGATCGTTCGCGCCCGCCGTCTCTCCGAAGCGACGATGAGTAACATCAGGCAGAACCTGTTCTTCGCATTCATTTACAACGCTGCCGGAATTCCGATCGCGGCCGGTGTGCTCTATCCGACGTTCGGATTGCTGCTTTCACCCATCATTGCTGCGGCGGCGATGGCGCTATCTTCAGTCAGCGTCGTGGGCAATGCGCTCCGATTAAGAACCACGTCCCTGTGA
- a CDS encoding nucleoside phosphorylase — MAENAGWPINSGKDYTASSIFRPEALLREARRQKELPLLAVPEVCVLDPDGDIVRRLKRVGAGRSHAGWACYHTELLTFDLDGVGEAGIVGCAVGAPFAVLVAEQLFASGCRLLVSITSAGQITDNGPTPYFVLIDRALRDEGTSYHYLPPATFAEAPDGTLLAHVEDALSQLRGVAIRRGATWTTDAPYRETESAIEVARAQGVLAVEMEAAALYAFATAARRSVVCFAHVTNAMAQTEGDFEKGEADGTTATLTIISSAVRAWLSIQARDSARSRTDR, encoded by the coding sequence ATGGCCGAGAATGCTGGATGGCCGATTAATTCCGGAAAGGACTATACCGCATCCTCTATATTCCGGCCCGAAGCTTTGCTGCGCGAGGCTCGCCGGCAGAAAGAGCTGCCCCTGCTGGCCGTGCCCGAGGTGTGCGTGCTCGATCCTGACGGCGACATCGTCCGTCGCCTCAAGCGCGTCGGCGCGGGTCGCTCCCACGCGGGGTGGGCTTGCTACCACACTGAGCTCCTCACCTTCGATCTCGATGGCGTTGGAGAAGCCGGGATTGTCGGCTGCGCCGTGGGCGCTCCGTTCGCGGTGCTCGTGGCCGAACAGCTCTTTGCCTCCGGCTGCCGGCTGCTCGTCAGTATTACGTCCGCCGGCCAGATCACCGATAACGGACCCACGCCATACTTCGTCCTGATCGATCGTGCGCTGCGCGACGAGGGAACGAGTTATCACTATCTTCCGCCGGCTACGTTCGCTGAGGCGCCAGACGGGACGCTGCTCGCCCATGTCGAAGATGCGCTCTCGCAACTTCGTGGCGTCGCCATCCGTCGCGGCGCGACCTGGACCACAGATGCTCCTTATCGCGAGACAGAATCCGCAATCGAAGTTGCTCGGGCCCAAGGTGTGCTTGCCGTCGAGATGGAAGCTGCTGCCCTGTACGCATTCGCGACTGCCGCGCGGCGATCCGTGGTGTGCTTCGCACACGTCACCAACGCCATGGCGCAGACCGAGGGCGATTTCGAAAAGGGTGAGGCCGACGGAACCACAGCGACGCTCACCATCATTTCCTCCGCAGTGCGAGCATGGTTATCGATTCAGGCGAGGGATTCCGCCCGCAGTCGGACTGATAGATAG
- a CDS encoding TolC family protein yields MTAVADIAGNTIKKDVIAIRSVDDAQQADDSVKRLLHQTLNVETAVQIALLNNRGLQATYNELALAETDLVQESLPPNPTFSISRIAGGGAVEIERQVVGDILALATLPFRSEIARQRFRQAQLRAALETLRLASDVRRSYYRAVAANELVGLLTDAKSTAEATAKLASKLGETGSLNKLDQAREQVFYAETTADLASMRQEASSSREGLARLLGLWGGGLTFRLPKALPALPRRPSALPLIEVDAVTHRIDLQIARIELDALAKSLNLTEASRFVTLLDVAGIAKTTRDPDGSRFRERGFDIQFQIPIFDGGEVRVRQAFETYNQAFNRLTEKAVNVRSEARDAYRVYRSTYEIAGQYQREVLPLRKIITEEMQLRFSSMQIDVFALLTEARQRIASLRAGIQAKREFWMAQSDLQTAVNGGGSGDMQKESRPTTTAQAGSGGGH; encoded by the coding sequence ATGACGGCGGTGGCCGACATCGCCGGCAACACCATCAAGAAGGACGTGATCGCGATCCGCTCGGTGGACGACGCACAACAGGCGGACGATAGCGTCAAGCGTCTGCTGCACCAGACGCTCAACGTCGAAACCGCGGTTCAGATCGCGCTGCTCAACAATCGCGGGCTGCAGGCGACCTACAACGAATTGGCGCTGGCGGAAACCGATCTTGTTCAGGAGAGCCTTCCGCCCAATCCGACGTTCTCGATCTCGCGGATCGCGGGCGGCGGCGCGGTCGAGATCGAGCGCCAGGTTGTTGGCGACATCCTCGCGCTGGCAACGCTGCCGTTCCGCTCGGAAATCGCGCGGCAACGCTTCCGGCAGGCGCAATTGCGTGCCGCGTTGGAGACGCTGCGGCTCGCGTCCGATGTTCGGCGATCCTACTACCGCGCGGTTGCCGCCAATGAACTGGTCGGACTGCTGACCGACGCCAAGTCCACTGCCGAGGCGACCGCAAAACTGGCTTCGAAGCTCGGCGAAACCGGTTCGCTCAACAAACTCGATCAGGCCCGCGAACAGGTCTTCTACGCAGAGACGACCGCCGATCTCGCGTCCATGCGTCAGGAGGCGTCGAGTTCGCGCGAGGGGCTCGCCCGGCTCCTGGGTCTTTGGGGCGGAGGCCTCACGTTCCGGCTTCCGAAGGCACTCCCGGCGTTGCCGCGACGCCCGTCTGCCTTGCCTCTGATCGAGGTCGACGCGGTGACGCACCGGATCGACCTGCAGATCGCCCGGATCGAACTCGATGCGCTGGCGAAGTCGCTCAACCTGACGGAGGCCAGCCGTTTCGTCACACTGCTCGATGTTGCGGGAATTGCGAAGACCACCAGGGATCCCGATGGCTCCCGGTTTCGCGAGCGCGGCTTCGATATCCAGTTTCAGATCCCGATCTTCGACGGCGGCGAAGTGCGCGTGCGGCAAGCGTTCGAGACCTACAACCAGGCCTTCAATCGCCTGACCGAAAAGGCGGTCAACGTGCGTTCGGAGGCGAGGGACGCCTACCGGGTCTACCGTTCGACCTATGAGATTGCCGGACAGTACCAGCGCGAGGTGCTGCCGCTCCGGAAGATCATTACGGAGGAGATGCAACTGCGTTTCAGCAGCATGCAGATCGACGTCTTCGCGCTACTGACGGAAGCACGGCAGCGCATCGCCTCGTTGCGCGCCGGAATCCAAGCCAAGCGCGAATTCTGGATGGCGCAATCCGATCTGCAGACCGCCGTCAACGGCGGCGGCTCGGGTGACATGCAGAAAGAATCCCGCCCTACGACCACCGCCCAGGCGGGCAGTGGCGGCGGCCATTGA
- a CDS encoding lipid II:glycine glycyltransferase FemX, whose amino-acid sequence MKELSMDEREVDRVPDDAWHAAMGMFADVHYEQTAIYGSGQRGERSSHILLRRDGIPFGGARVGLYLVPWIGRGMALVRFAPFWRPVGGSHDPGPYKKVIGALLDEYCRRRKLYLVIRPRPHPDFYPAEAQALGEMGLEGSASSMLDRYFVDATLDEAEQQKSLDQRWRYNLRKGLAHNLDVRIGDAAPDIKTFQDIYAEMVRRKNLNYPGVDLPATIPELVRLPERMKMRIALAYHEGKPIGGLAFSVVGDLAYYVFGATSDEATELNPGYVLQWHVIRWLRENAQVRWYELGGPGDPGIRQFKKGLAGKRGVLLAVREFHYCPDVIARVVVGGLFALRDARNRIQRWQRERAPSIGRQSN is encoded by the coding sequence ATGAAAGAACTTTCAATGGATGAGCGCGAAGTTGACCGTGTGCCGGACGATGCCTGGCACGCGGCGATGGGCATGTTTGCGGACGTGCACTACGAGCAGACCGCGATCTACGGATCCGGACAACGAGGCGAACGATCGAGCCACATTCTTCTGCGTCGCGATGGCATTCCCTTCGGAGGCGCGCGCGTCGGACTTTACCTCGTACCTTGGATCGGCCGTGGAATGGCGCTCGTCCGCTTCGCGCCGTTTTGGCGACCCGTCGGCGGATCACACGATCCTGGACCCTACAAGAAGGTAATCGGGGCGCTGCTGGACGAATATTGTCGGCGCCGAAAGCTTTACCTCGTCATTCGGCCGCGACCGCATCCGGACTTCTATCCAGCCGAGGCCCAGGCGCTCGGCGAGATGGGGCTCGAAGGTTCTGCGTCGTCGATGCTTGACCGCTATTTCGTCGATGCGACGCTTGACGAGGCCGAGCAGCAGAAAAGCCTGGACCAGCGATGGCGCTACAATCTCCGCAAGGGGCTCGCGCACAATCTCGACGTCCGTATCGGCGACGCTGCCCCTGATATCAAAACGTTCCAGGATATCTATGCGGAGATGGTCCGGCGCAAGAACCTAAACTATCCGGGCGTCGATCTGCCCGCCACCATTCCGGAACTGGTGCGACTGCCGGAACGCATGAAAATGCGGATCGCTCTGGCTTACCATGAAGGAAAGCCGATCGGCGGCCTGGCGTTCAGCGTCGTCGGCGATCTTGCCTACTACGTCTTCGGTGCAACCAGTGACGAGGCGACCGAATTGAACCCCGGTTACGTGCTGCAGTGGCACGTCATCCGCTGGTTACGGGAAAACGCCCAGGTGCGTTGGTACGAACTCGGCGGACCCGGCGACCCGGGCATACGACAATTCAAAAAAGGACTGGCGGGCAAACGAGGCGTTCTGCTCGCCGTGCGAGAATTTCACTACTGCCCCGATGTGATCGCACGCGTCGTCGTCGGAGGGCTGTTTGCCCTTCGCGATGCGCGCAACAGAATCCAACGTTGGCAGCGTGAAAGAGCGCCTTCCATTGGAAGGCAGAGCAACTGA
- a CDS encoding metal-sensitive transcriptional regulator, whose translation MRKDIKTSCQKRLSRIEGQVRGLAKMVEEDRYCIDIVTQISAVRAALRRVEEEILKDHVSHCVEHAIASGDKADQRRKIAELMAVVGRAER comes from the coding sequence ATGCGCAAAGACATCAAGACTTCCTGCCAAAAACGCCTGAGCCGGATCGAGGGGCAGGTACGCGGCCTGGCCAAGATGGTCGAAGAGGACCGCTACTGTATTGATATTGTAACGCAGATATCGGCCGTTCGTGCCGCACTGCGGCGCGTCGAGGAGGAGATCCTGAAGGATCACGTCTCGCACTGTGTCGAACATGCGATTGCGAGCGGCGACAAGGCCGATCAGCGCCGGAAGATCGCGGAACTGATGGCCGTCGTCGGACGTGCGGAACGATGA
- a CDS encoding copper-binding protein gives MRSNKIVAGALAVSLALSSAAALAQAAMANGEVKKIDEAAGKITLKHGPIKNLDMDEDGMTMVFRVQDPAMLKQVKVGDKVQFEAERATAGITITKLQKGK, from the coding sequence ATGAGATCCAACAAAATCGTAGCAGGTGCCCTCGCGGTGTCACTCGCGTTGTCGTCGGCCGCCGCCCTCGCACAGGCGGCGATGGCCAACGGGGAGGTCAAGAAGATCGATGAGGCCGCAGGGAAGATCACCTTGAAGCACGGCCCGATCAAGAACCTCGACATGGACGAGGACGGCATGACCATGGTGTTCCGCGTCCAGGATCCGGCGATGCTCAAGCAGGTCAAGGTCGGCGATAAGGTCCAGTTCGAAGCCGAACGGGCAACGGCCGGCATCACCATTACCAAGCTGCAGAAGGGCAAGTAG
- a CDS encoding multicopper oxidase family protein — MLSRRGFLGTAALVSASAVSGRVQAANIPEAPIMDKVTMQPPLHPTSGPDYRPVVTLNGWSLPWRMNGDWKEFHLVAEPVVREFAEGMKAYLWGYNGQSPGPTVEAVEGDKVRIFVTNKLPEHTTVHWHGVILPSGMDGVGGLSQPHIKPGKTFVYEFEMKHSGTFMYHPHSDEMVQMAMGMMGMIVVHPRDPAFRPVDRDFVFIMSTYDIDPGTYLPKVNEMTDFNMWTFNSRVFPGIDPLPVRLGDRVRVRVGNLTMTNHPIHLHGHNFAVSCTDGGWVPESAQWPEVTIDVPVGAVRAFDFTADNPGDWAFHCHKSHHTMNAMGHDMRNMIGVSKQDLAKAVGKLAPDAMVMGSTGMAMGEMEMPAPDNTLPMMTGSGQFGPIEMGGMFTVMKIREGMGRDDYSDPGPYKFPKGTVAYEVDAPAAEPARQDGGKDKDGAPKMKSMKGMKGMKMKGM, encoded by the coding sequence ATGCTATCGCGAAGAGGATTTCTCGGTACCGCAGCGCTGGTGAGCGCCAGCGCCGTGAGCGGCCGCGTGCAAGCGGCCAACATTCCGGAAGCGCCGATCATGGACAAGGTGACGATGCAGCCACCGCTGCATCCGACCAGCGGTCCGGATTATCGGCCGGTCGTGACCCTCAACGGCTGGTCGCTGCCCTGGCGGATGAATGGCGACTGGAAGGAATTCCATCTCGTCGCTGAACCCGTCGTGCGTGAGTTCGCCGAGGGCATGAAGGCGTACCTGTGGGGCTACAACGGTCAGTCGCCCGGCCCGACGGTCGAGGCGGTCGAAGGCGACAAGGTCCGCATTTTCGTTACCAACAAACTGCCCGAGCACACCACCGTGCATTGGCATGGCGTGATCCTGCCAAGTGGGATGGACGGCGTAGGCGGTCTGAGCCAGCCGCATATCAAACCAGGAAAGACCTTCGTCTACGAATTCGAGATGAAGCACAGCGGGACGTTCATGTACCACCCGCATTCCGACGAAATGGTGCAGATGGCGATGGGCATGATGGGAATGATTGTGGTGCATCCGCGCGACCCGGCATTCCGTCCGGTCGACCGCGACTTCGTCTTCATCATGAGCACCTACGACATCGATCCCGGCACCTATCTGCCGAAAGTCAACGAGATGACCGACTTCAATATGTGGACCTTTAACAGCCGGGTGTTTCCGGGCATCGACCCGCTGCCTGTACGTTTGGGAGATCGCGTGCGGGTGCGCGTCGGCAATCTCACCATGACCAACCATCCGATCCATCTGCACGGTCACAATTTTGCAGTCAGTTGCACGGACGGCGGATGGGTCCCTGAAAGTGCGCAATGGCCAGAAGTGACGATTGACGTGCCGGTGGGCGCGGTGCGTGCCTTCGATTTCACCGCCGATAATCCCGGCGACTGGGCGTTCCACTGCCACAAGTCGCATCACACCATGAACGCGATGGGGCACGACATGCGCAACATGATCGGCGTGTCGAAGCAGGACTTGGCCAAGGCGGTCGGCAAGCTCGCACCTGACGCCATGGTGATGGGGTCGACCGGAATGGCGATGGGCGAGATGGAAATGCCCGCGCCCGACAACACGCTGCCGATGATGACGGGCTCGGGACAATTCGGACCGATCGAGATGGGCGGCATGTTCACGGTGATGAAGATCCGCGAAGGCATGGGCCGCGACGACTACAGCGACCCCGGACCTTACAAGTTTCCCAAAGGCACGGTTGCCTACGAGGTCGATGCTCCGGCTGCGGAGCCGGCCCGGCAGGACGGCGGCAAGGACAAGGACGGAGCGCCGAAAATGAAAAGCATGAAAGGAATGAAAGGAATGAAGATGAAGGGGATGTGA
- a CDS encoding GDCCVxC domain-containing (seleno)protein: MQLQSTLTCPNCGHRATETMPTDACQFFYECKKCGARLKPKVGDCCVFCSYGSEPCPPIQAVRAGEIDTSPCCAK, from the coding sequence ATGCAACTTCAATCAACGCTCACTTGCCCAAACTGCGGCCATCGCGCGACCGAAACTATGCCAACGGATGCTTGCCAGTTTTTCTACGAGTGCAAAAAATGCGGTGCGCGGCTGAAGCCGAAGGTCGGTGATTGTTGTGTGTTTTGCAGTTACGGCTCTGAGCCGTGTCCGCCAATCCAGGCCGTGCGCGCCGGCGAGATTGACACGTCTCCTTGCTGCGCAAAGTAA
- the copC gene encoding copper homeostasis periplasmic binding protein CopC, whose product MSNTSAAAFTLIAAILCSGVVYAHPQIQSAEPGAGVATTAPKQIRIMFNETVIPQFSGVELKDQAGKTVATGKSQTDPANKKLLVVPVKEQLVPGDYKVEWHAVSDDTHRVKGTYSFSVTR is encoded by the coding sequence ATGTCGAATACTTCAGCGGCGGCCTTCACACTAATTGCAGCAATCCTATGCAGTGGCGTCGTCTATGCCCATCCGCAGATCCAATCGGCGGAGCCCGGGGCGGGTGTGGCGACGACTGCACCCAAGCAGATCAGGATCATGTTCAATGAAACCGTCATCCCGCAATTCTCCGGCGTCGAACTAAAGGATCAAGCCGGAAAGACAGTCGCAACCGGAAAATCACAAACTGACCCGGCCAACAAGAAACTGTTGGTGGTGCCGGTGAAGGAGCAGTTAGTCCCGGGCGACTATAAGGTCGAGTGGCACGCCGTGTCGGACGACACCCATCGCGTCAAGGGCACCTACTCCTTCAGCGTGACCCGCTGA
- a CDS encoding mercuric transporter MerT family protein, whose amino-acid sequence MALTDTDVGSAHRFDTTPTPASGWLAGIGATVGFGALAASSCCVLPLALAGLGTGGAVFSGLEVLANWRLFLQGSAAMVLLAAWGAFLRRRSVARIGGSCAARTSWRSTRLFLSLGTAFVVLSLIWEPYIEPFLLKFIR is encoded by the coding sequence ATGGCCTTAACAGATACGGATGTCGGATCCGCGCACCGCTTCGACACCACCCCGACCCCTGCTTCGGGCTGGCTTGCGGGAATAGGCGCCACAGTTGGCTTTGGCGCACTTGCCGCATCGTCCTGTTGTGTGCTGCCGCTGGCGCTTGCTGGCCTTGGGACTGGCGGCGCGGTATTCAGCGGGCTGGAGGTGCTGGCCAACTGGCGACTATTTCTTCAGGGCAGCGCCGCGATGGTTCTGCTCGCGGCATGGGGCGCATTTCTTCGGCGGCGTTCGGTCGCCAGGATTGGCGGATCTTGCGCTGCTCGCACCTCCTGGAGGAGCACACGGTTGTTCCTTAGTCTGGGTACTGCGTTCGTCGTGCTCTCACTTATTTGGGAGCCCTATATTGAGCCATTCCTACTCAAGTTTATTAGGTGA
- a CDS encoding cupredoxin domain-containing protein, whose amino-acid sequence MRKLCRTGIALFATLLLAASAWAGPVDHHQDDTFSAGEPGDAKKPARIVQVTMGEADGKMTFTPNKIEVKKGEQIKFMLRNNGELDHEFILATTAENLKHAESMKKNPDMEHDDPNGKRLAPKKTDEIVWEFTKPGEFEYSCLIPGHREAGMIGTVTVK is encoded by the coding sequence ATGAGAAAATTGTGTCGAACTGGCATCGCGTTATTTGCAACGCTGCTCTTGGCGGCGTCGGCATGGGCCGGGCCTGTCGATCATCATCAAGACGACACGTTTTCGGCCGGTGAGCCTGGCGATGCGAAAAAGCCGGCACGGATCGTTCAAGTGACGATGGGCGAAGCCGACGGCAAGATGACGTTCACGCCGAACAAGATCGAGGTCAAAAAAGGCGAGCAGATCAAGTTCATGCTGCGCAACAACGGCGAACTCGACCACGAGTTCATCCTCGCGACCACCGCAGAGAACCTCAAGCATGCCGAGTCGATGAAGAAGAATCCGGACATGGAGCACGATGATCCGAACGGTAAGCGCCTCGCGCCGAAGAAGACCGACGAGATCGTCTGGGAGTTCACCAAGCCGGGCGAGTTCGAATACTCATGTCTGATCCCCGGCCATCGCGAGGCGGGCATGATCGGCACCGTCACCGTCAAGTGA